TCTACGGGGAGACTTTAAGCGGGATGAATCTTACAGGGATCCTGTTAGTAGTGACAGCCCTGACAATGCTGCAGCTTCCGGCGAAGGCGAAGGGTACAGATTCAGAGAATTTGCAGAAATAAAAGGTTTATGCTTGATTTTTGCCATGTTCTATGCTAAACTACACTAGTGTGCCGCACAATGAGGTTTCAAAGTTCCGCCCGCGGGACGGACACCGAAATTGGCGAGTAATGATAATAGGAGGTGCCATATGTACGCAGTTATAGCAACAGGTGGTAAACAGTACAAAGTATCCGAAGGCGATGTGATCAGAGTTGAGAAGCTTGGAGTTGAAGCCGGGGAGACTTATACATTTGACCAGGTGCTTGCGGTAAGTGACAATGGACTGAAGGTTGGAACACCGACAGTAGAAGGTGCTACGGTTGAGGCTTCTGTCATTGAGAACGGCAAGGCAAAGAAAGTTGTCGTTTACAAGTACAAGAGAAAAACCGGATATCACAAGAAAAACGGTCACAGACAGCAGTATACGGCAGTTAAGATCGAAAAGATCAACGCTTAATTAATCGGAGAGATCCATGATTCATGCAGTTGTTTTCAAAGACCAGGAAGACCGGATCAGAGGATTTGAACTCTGCGGTCATGCGGAATACGCACAACCGGGACAGGATGTGGTGTGCGCGGCAGTTTCCATGCTGGCAATCAACACCGCCAATTCCATCGAATGTCTGACGGAGGATCGGTTCTCCATGACGGCAGACGATGAGAAGGGCGAGATCCACTATCAGATCGAAGGGATCCCGTCGAAGGAAGCCCAGCTTCTTCTGGCAAGCCTGAACCTTGGTCTTAAGGAAATGGCAGATGATGAGAACTATGCGGAATATATTGATTTAACAGTTCAGGAGGTGTGATAACCATGATGAAATTAAACCTTCAGTTTTTCGCTCATAAAAAGGGTGTAGGTTCTACCAAGAACGGCAGAGATTCTGAGTCCAAGAGACTTGGAGCCAAGAGAGCGGACGGACAGTTCGTGAAAGCCGGAAATATCCTTTACAGACAGCGGGGAACCAAGATCCATCCGGGCGTTAATGTTGGACGCGGCGGAGACGATACCTTGTTTGCCCTGGTGGATGGTGTTGTAAGATTTGAGAGAAAAGGAAGAGATCGGAAACAGGTTTCCATCTATCCGGCAGCACAGTAAGGAACATGACATGACCCAGACCCTGATCGGTCTGGGTCTTTTCAGACTATCAAAGAAAGGAAACATAAGGATGTTTGCAGACAGAGCAAAGATATTTATCCGTTCCGGCAAAGGCGGCGACGGTCATGTCAGCTTCCGCCGGGAACTCTATGTTCCCAACGGCGGTCCTGACGGCGGCGACGGCGGCCGGGG
This window of the Massilistercora timonensis genome carries:
- a CDS encoding ribosomal-processing cysteine protease Prp; translated protein: MIHAVVFKDQEDRIRGFELCGHAEYAQPGQDVVCAAVSMLAINTANSIECLTEDRFSMTADDEKGEIHYQIEGIPSKEAQLLLASLNLGLKEMADDENYAEYIDLTVQEV
- the rpmA gene encoding 50S ribosomal protein L27, which encodes MMKLNLQFFAHKKGVGSTKNGRDSESKRLGAKRADGQFVKAGNILYRQRGTKIHPGVNVGRGGDDTLFALVDGVVRFERKGRDRKQVSIYPAAQ
- the rplU gene encoding 50S ribosomal protein L21, encoding MYAVIATGGKQYKVSEGDVIRVEKLGVEAGETYTFDQVLAVSDNGLKVGTPTVEGATVEASVIENGKAKKVVVYKYKRKTGYHKKNGHRQQYTAVKIEKINA